The following are from one region of the Jeongeupia sp. USM3 genome:
- the aqpZ gene encoding aquaporin Z codes for MYPLKNRMAAEFIGTFWLVLGGCGSAVLAAAFPQLGIGFAGVALAFGLTVLTMAYAIGHVSGCHLNPAVSLGLVVAGRFPGKEFVPYVIAQVLGGIAAAAVLYAIASGKAGFDLAGGFASNGYGAHSPDGYSLTAALVCEVVMTAMFLFVILGATDKRAPAGFAPIAIGLALTLIHLISIPVTNTSVNPARSTGVALFAQGWAIDQLWLFWVAPLVGAAIAGVVYPLVAGKSE; via the coding sequence ATGTATCCGCTCAAGAACCGCATGGCTGCGGAATTCATCGGCACGTTCTGGCTCGTGCTCGGCGGCTGCGGCAGCGCCGTGCTCGCCGCGGCCTTTCCGCAGCTCGGGATCGGCTTTGCCGGCGTCGCGCTCGCCTTCGGCCTGACCGTGCTGACGATGGCGTACGCGATCGGCCACGTCTCCGGCTGTCACCTGAACCCGGCGGTGTCGCTCGGCCTCGTCGTCGCCGGCCGCTTTCCGGGCAAGGAGTTCGTGCCCTATGTGATCGCCCAGGTCCTCGGCGGGATCGCCGCCGCCGCGGTGCTGTATGCGATCGCCAGCGGCAAGGCCGGCTTCGATCTGGCCGGCGGCTTCGCGTCGAACGGCTACGGCGCACACTCGCCGGACGGCTACAGCCTGACGGCGGCGCTGGTCTGCGAAGTGGTGATGACCGCCATGTTCCTGTTCGTGATCCTCGGCGCGACCGACAAGCGCGCACCGGCCGGCTTCGCGCCGATCGCGATCGGTCTGGCACTGACCCTGATCCACCTGATCAGCATTCCGGTCACCAACACCTCGGTGAACCCGGCGCGCAGCACCGGCGTCGCGCTGTTCGCACAAGGCTGGGCGATCGACCAGCTGTGGCTGTTCTGGGTCGCGCCGCTGGTCGGTGCGGCAATCGCCGGCGTGGTCTATCCGCTGGTGGCCGGCAAGAGCGAGTAA
- a CDS encoding FMN-binding negative transcriptional regulator has product MYVPEHFRCDDLPTIHAFVHAHGFATLISNVDGVPFATHLPLVLVPGPDGDRLIGHVARANPHWQAWENGAPALAIFHGPHDYVSPSWYESRPAVPTWNYAAVHATGSVRVGASLALAELIRRYEPTLIGDRETFDPAFNTTLKQHIVGIAFDVEHWEAKFKLSQNRSEADRRNIADRLGDAELAAMVRQTLGA; this is encoded by the coding sequence ATGTACGTTCCCGAGCATTTCCGCTGCGACGACCTGCCGACGATCCACGCCTTCGTCCACGCCCACGGCTTCGCCACGCTGATCAGCAATGTCGACGGCGTGCCGTTCGCCACCCACCTGCCGCTGGTGCTCGTCCCGGGGCCGGACGGCGACCGGCTGATCGGCCACGTCGCCCGCGCCAATCCGCACTGGCAGGCTTGGGAAAACGGCGCACCGGCGCTGGCGATCTTCCACGGCCCGCACGACTACGTGTCGCCGAGCTGGTATGAGAGCCGCCCGGCGGTGCCTACCTGGAACTACGCCGCGGTGCATGCAACCGGCAGCGTGCGCGTCGGCGCCTCGCTGGCGCTGGCCGAGCTGATCCGCCGGTACGAGCCGACGCTGATCGGCGATCGCGAGACCTTCGATCCGGCGTTCAACACCACGCTCAAGCAGCACATCGTCGGCATCGCGTTCGACGTCGAGCACTGGGAAGCCAAGTTCAAGCTGTCGCAGAACCGCAGCGAGGCCGACCGCCGCAATATTGCCGACCGTCTCGGCGACGCCGAGCTCGCGGCGATGGTCAGGCAAACGCTCGGTGCCTGA
- a CDS encoding DNA alkylation repair protein, with the protein MNNSQLATAFTTAVVAGLAPLADPAAAAPMAAYMRGRFAFLGVKTPARRGVSTPLIRAARTTLAPGERLAAAQQLWALPEREYQIVAVDLLADRPASLGAAALPVLDELIGRKSWWDSVDGLAAHVIGPLLQAEPALRPVMDDWAHGDRLWHARTALLFQLGYRADTDTVRLFAYCHSLAGHPDFFIRKAIGWALRQHARTDADAVRAFVDAERERLSPLSVREALKHLAD; encoded by the coding sequence ATGAACAACAGCCAGCTCGCAACGGCGTTCACCACCGCCGTCGTTGCCGGACTCGCACCGCTTGCCGACCCGGCGGCCGCTGCACCGATGGCCGCGTACATGCGCGGCCGTTTTGCTTTCCTCGGCGTCAAGACACCGGCCCGCCGCGGCGTGTCGACGCCGCTGATCCGCGCCGCGCGAACCACCCTCGCGCCCGGCGAACGGCTCGCCGCCGCGCAACAGCTGTGGGCCCTGCCCGAACGCGAATACCAGATCGTCGCCGTCGACCTGCTGGCCGACCGGCCGGCGTCGCTCGGTGCCGCCGCGCTGCCGGTGCTCGACGAGCTGATCGGCCGCAAGTCGTGGTGGGACAGCGTCGACGGCCTGGCCGCCCACGTCATCGGCCCGCTGCTGCAGGCCGAGCCCGCGCTGCGCCCGGTGATGGATGACTGGGCGCACGGCGACCGGCTCTGGCATGCGCGCACCGCGCTGCTGTTCCAGCTCGGCTACCGGGCGGACACCGACACCGTGCGGCTGTTCGCTTACTGCCATAGCCTCGCCGGCCACCCGGACTTCTTCATCCGCAAGGCGATCGGCTGGGCACTGCGCCAGCACGCCCGGACCGATGCCGACGCCGTCCGCGCCTTCGTCGACGCCGAGCGCGAACGACTCTCGCCGCTGTCGGTACGCGAGGCGCTGAAGCACCTCGCCGACTGA
- a CDS encoding 5-(carboxyamino)imidazole ribonucleotide synthase: protein MAVKPILPPAMLGILGGGQLGRMFAVAARTMGYRVTVLDPDAKAPAADFADVHIARPYNDPDALAELVRTCKAITTEFENVNAESMRWLAGQGVPVSPSGDCVAIAQDRVAEKTFIRNAGLATAPFLPVQTAADLEGDLAPYLPGILKTARLGYDGKGQVRVKTVDEARAALSDLKHQPCVLEKMMPLVAEISVIVTRTRAGEVTSFPPAENEHANGILDVSIVPARLKADIAERARSMAMQLAEALDYVGVLAVEFFILDGDELVINEMAPRPHNSGHYTLDATLTSQFEQQVRAMCGLYPGKTDLLRPVVMVNLLGDVWGANGAEPNWDVLMSAPNAKLHLYGKTDARSGRKMGHFNVMADSADAALEQARAIKDMLG, encoded by the coding sequence ATGGCTGTGAAGCCGATTCTGCCGCCGGCCATGCTCGGCATCCTCGGGGGCGGCCAGCTCGGCCGCATGTTCGCCGTCGCCGCCAGGACCATGGGCTACCGCGTCACCGTGCTCGATCCGGATGCGAAAGCCCCGGCCGCCGACTTCGCCGACGTGCACATCGCCCGCCCGTACAACGACCCGGACGCGCTGGCCGAACTGGTGCGTACCTGCAAGGCGATCACCACCGAGTTCGAGAACGTCAACGCCGAATCGATGCGCTGGCTTGCTGGCCAGGGCGTGCCGGTCTCGCCGAGCGGCGACTGCGTCGCGATCGCGCAGGACCGTGTCGCCGAAAAAACCTTCATCCGCAACGCCGGCCTTGCCACCGCACCCTTCCTGCCGGTGCAGACCGCCGCCGACCTCGAGGGCGATCTCGCCCCCTACCTGCCGGGCATCCTCAAGACCGCCCGCCTCGGTTACGACGGCAAGGGCCAGGTCCGGGTGAAAACGGTCGACGAGGCGCGCGCCGCCCTGTCCGACCTGAAGCACCAGCCCTGTGTGCTGGAAAAGATGATGCCGCTGGTCGCCGAGATCTCGGTCATCGTCACCCGCACCCGCGCCGGCGAAGTCACCAGCTTCCCGCCGGCCGAGAACGAACACGCGAACGGCATCCTCGACGTGTCTATCGTCCCGGCGCGCCTCAAGGCCGACATCGCCGAACGCGCCCGCTCGATGGCGATGCAGCTGGCCGAAGCGCTCGACTATGTCGGCGTCCTCGCGGTCGAGTTCTTCATCCTCGACGGCGACGAGCTGGTCATCAACGAAATGGCGCCGAGGCCGCACAACAGCGGCCACTACACGCTCGATGCCACGCTGACCAGCCAGTTCGAACAACAAGTCCGCGCGATGTGCGGGCTGTATCCGGGCAAGACCGACCTGCTGCGGCCGGTGGTGATGGTCAACCTGCTCGGCGACGTCTGGGGTGCCAATGGCGCCGAGCCGAACTGGGACGTGCTGATGAGCGCGCCGAATGCCAAGCTGCACCTGTACGGCAAGACCGACGCACGTTCGGGCCGCAAGATGGGCCATTTCAACGTGATGGCCGACAGTGCCGACGCCGCGCTCGAGCAGGCGAGAGCAATCAAGGACATGCTCGGCTGA
- the purE gene encoding 5-(carboxyamino)imidazole ribonucleotide mutase, producing MVKVGVVMGSNSDWEVMRHAAEQLKTYGVAFECRVVSAHRTPDLLFEYAETAGPRGLACIIAGAGGAAHLPGMLAAKTTVPVLGVPVPSKYLRGEDSLLSIVQMPKGVPVATFAIGEAGAANAGLFAVAMLAATDPQLAAQLAAFRETQKQTVLAMTLPEV from the coding sequence ATGGTCAAGGTCGGCGTCGTCATGGGCAGCAACAGTGACTGGGAGGTCATGCGTCACGCAGCCGAGCAGTTGAAAACCTACGGCGTCGCGTTCGAATGCCGCGTCGTGTCGGCGCACCGCACGCCCGACCTGCTGTTCGAATACGCCGAGACCGCCGGTCCGCGCGGCCTGGCATGCATCATCGCCGGTGCCGGCGGTGCCGCCCACCTGCCGGGCATGCTCGCCGCCAAGACCACCGTGCCGGTGCTCGGCGTACCGGTGCCGTCCAAATACCTGCGCGGCGAGGATTCGCTGCTGTCGATCGTCCAGATGCCCAAGGGCGTGCCCGTCGCGACGTTCGCGATCGGCGAAGCCGGTGCCGCCAACGCCGGCCTGTTCGCGGTGGCGATGCTCGCCGCGACCGACCCGCAACTCGCCGCTCAACTTGCCGCCTTCCGCGAAACGCAGAAGCAGACCGTGCTGGCGATGACGCTGCCCGAGGTATGA
- a CDS encoding sugar O-acetyltransferase: MSDTTIRYAFSDLGREPGDWRNEVELLRRFNDWHTDDDARAAIIAELFGNAGDVRILPPLTVARGRDFSFGHKVFINCGAMLSGGAPVRIGAHTLIGPNVHIHATTHPVDPTERQRWAFWAKPITIGENVWIGAGAVICAGVTIGDHSVIGAGAIVTRDVPACVLAAGNPAQVVRQLEPPDMATLYADWT, encoded by the coding sequence ATGTCCGACACCACGATACGCTACGCCTTCAGCGACCTCGGCAGGGAACCCGGCGACTGGCGCAACGAAGTCGAGCTGTTGCGCCGCTTCAACGACTGGCACACCGACGACGACGCACGCGCGGCGATCATCGCCGAACTGTTCGGCAACGCCGGCGACGTACGGATCCTGCCGCCGCTGACCGTCGCCCGCGGCCGCGACTTCAGCTTCGGCCACAAGGTCTTCATCAACTGCGGCGCAATGCTCTCGGGCGGCGCGCCGGTGCGCATCGGCGCGCACACGCTGATCGGCCCGAACGTGCACATCCACGCGACCACGCACCCGGTCGACCCGACCGAGCGCCAGCGCTGGGCGTTCTGGGCCAAGCCGATCACCATCGGCGAGAATGTCTGGATCGGCGCCGGCGCGGTGATCTGTGCCGGCGTGACGATCGGCGACCACAGCGTCATCGGCGCCGGCGCCATCGTCACCCGCGACGTGCCGGCCTGCGTGCTCGCCGCCGGCAATCCGGCCCAGGTCGTGCGCCAGCTGGAGCCGCCGGACATGGCCACGCTGTACGCCGACTGGACCTGA
- a CDS encoding MalY/PatB family protein — protein sequence MYDFTTPAAQHVADSLKWRKYAGRDVLPLWVADMDFLSPPAITEALAARVAQGIFAYGEPTETAVGALLAASLRDYGWAIEPAWLVPLPGLVTGLNVACRASGDGDVITATPIYPPFMSAPQFAGRKLVKLPLRETRRDTGSHWEWDFDALEAAATRGATLMLCHPHNPVGRQWTPAELARLGEIAERHDLTVISDEIHCDLLLEPGARHTPFAAISPELAARTITLMAPSKTYNVPGLGCAFAVIPNAERRHAFQKSMRGIVPHVNLLGYVALEAACRDGAAWRNALLSVLRSNRDEVVRALDGVQGLRVTVPQATFLAWIDCRDTGLQHPQHFFEQAGVGLSDGADFGAPGFVRLNFGCPRATLDSALARMRAALSRL from the coding sequence ATGTACGACTTCACCACCCCCGCCGCCCAGCACGTGGCCGACAGCCTGAAATGGCGCAAGTACGCCGGTCGCGACGTGCTGCCGCTGTGGGTCGCCGACATGGACTTCCTCAGCCCGCCGGCAATCACCGAGGCGCTGGCCGCGCGCGTCGCGCAGGGCATCTTCGCCTACGGCGAGCCGACCGAAACCGCCGTTGGCGCACTGCTCGCCGCCAGCCTGCGCGACTACGGCTGGGCGATCGAACCGGCGTGGCTGGTGCCGCTGCCCGGGCTGGTCACCGGGCTCAATGTCGCCTGCCGTGCCAGCGGCGACGGCGACGTGATCACCGCGACGCCGATCTATCCGCCGTTCATGTCGGCACCGCAGTTCGCCGGCCGCAAGCTGGTGAAGCTGCCGCTGCGCGAAACCCGGCGCGACACCGGCAGCCACTGGGAATGGGACTTCGACGCGCTCGAGGCCGCGGCCACGCGCGGCGCAACGCTGATGCTCTGCCACCCGCACAACCCGGTCGGCCGGCAGTGGACGCCGGCCGAACTCGCCCGGCTCGGCGAGATCGCCGAACGGCACGACCTGACCGTGATCAGCGACGAAATCCATTGCGACCTGCTGCTCGAGCCCGGCGCGCGGCATACCCCGTTCGCGGCGATCTCGCCCGAGCTCGCCGCAAGGACGATCACGCTGATGGCGCCGTCCAAGACCTACAACGTCCCCGGGCTCGGCTGCGCATTCGCGGTGATCCCGAACGCCGAACGCCGCCACGCCTTCCAGAAGTCCATGCGCGGCATCGTCCCGCACGTGAACCTGCTCGGCTATGTCGCGCTCGAGGCCGCCTGCCGCGACGGCGCCGCGTGGCGCAACGCGCTGTTGTCGGTGCTGCGCAGCAACCGCGACGAGGTCGTCCGCGCGCTCGACGGCGTCCAGGGGCTGCGCGTCACCGTGCCGCAGGCGACCTTCCTCGCCTGGATCGACTGCCGCGACACCGGCCTGCAGCACCCGCAGCATTTCTTCGAACAGGCTGGCGTCGGCCTGTCCGACGGTGCCGATTTCGGCGCGCCGGGCTTTGTCCGGCTCAACTTCGGCTGCCCGCGCGCGACGCTCGATTCGGCGCTCGCGCGGATGCGCGCAGCACTGTCCAGGCTCTGA